The Edaphobacter sp. 12200R-103 genome contains a region encoding:
- a CDS encoding Gfo/Idh/MocA family protein, whose protein sequence is MKKNDTGLLSRRGFLQLGATTAIATHALAMAPAAPASQKTMAEVPFRKREPRLGLIGTGGRGTSLLKNLLGADAQIVGLCDVVAEKAKAAQVLVTKAGQKSPALYTEGPHDYQKMLQHEDIDFVVVATPWIWHAEMAVYAMEHGKDVAVEVPAVRTIADCWRIVDTSERTRRHCMMLENCCYGYNETLVLRMIHAGLFGDLLYGEGAYLHDLREELFSNAGEGLWRRTEHTLRNGNLYPTHGLGPVANYMGIQRGDMFAYMVSMSSPQRGLDVFRAKHVKAGDPRLSEKYVTGDMNTSLIKTAKGLTITVKHNVSSPRPYDRVNQIAGTEGMFEDYPPRLYLDGQNTDESWGTLDKWKQYEHPLWKKEGEVARKMGGHGGMDYIMLYRLLQCVRQGMAPDMDVYDAAAWSSVAELSVKSVSQGSAPMEFPDFTRGLWRSRPFSAICTMA, encoded by the coding sequence ATGAAGAAGAACGATACTGGATTGCTGTCACGAAGAGGCTTTCTGCAGCTGGGCGCGACAACCGCAATCGCAACGCATGCGCTGGCAATGGCTCCGGCGGCGCCAGCGTCGCAAAAGACGATGGCAGAGGTGCCGTTTCGGAAACGCGAGCCGCGCCTGGGCCTGATTGGCACAGGGGGCCGGGGAACGTCATTGCTGAAGAACCTGCTGGGCGCGGATGCGCAGATCGTGGGACTTTGCGACGTGGTCGCCGAAAAGGCAAAGGCAGCCCAGGTTCTGGTGACCAAGGCGGGCCAGAAGAGCCCGGCGCTTTACACCGAGGGACCTCATGACTACCAGAAAATGCTACAGCATGAGGACATCGACTTCGTCGTAGTGGCGACCCCGTGGATATGGCATGCGGAGATGGCCGTCTATGCCATGGAGCATGGCAAGGATGTCGCGGTAGAGGTGCCTGCGGTGAGGACAATCGCCGACTGCTGGCGCATCGTAGATACCTCGGAGCGCACGCGCCGGCATTGCATGATGCTGGAGAACTGTTGCTATGGGTACAACGAGACGCTCGTACTGCGGATGATTCATGCCGGATTATTCGGCGATCTTTTGTATGGCGAAGGAGCGTATCTTCACGACCTGCGGGAGGAGCTGTTTTCCAACGCCGGAGAAGGCTTGTGGAGACGCACGGAACACACGCTGCGAAACGGCAATCTGTATCCCACCCACGGATTGGGGCCGGTAGCGAACTATATGGGGATTCAGCGTGGCGACATGTTTGCCTATATGGTGTCAATGAGCTCGCCGCAGCGCGGGCTGGATGTGTTTCGTGCGAAGCATGTGAAGGCGGGCGATCCTCGGCTTTCGGAGAAGTATGTGACCGGCGACATGAATACATCGCTGATCAAGACTGCGAAGGGTCTGACGATCACGGTGAAACACAACGTGTCCTCGCCTCGTCCGTACGATCGCGTCAACCAGATTGCGGGCACTGAGGGAATGTTCGAAGACTATCCGCCCCGGCTTTACCTCGACGGCCAGAACACGGACGAGTCATGGGGCACGCTGGACAAGTGGAAACAGTACGAGCATCCACTGTGGAAGAAGGAAGGCGAGGTCGCGCGCAAGATGGGCGGCCACGGAGGCATGGACTACATCATGCTATATCGGCTGCTCCAATGCGTGCGCCAGGGGATGGCCCCTGATATGGATGTGTACGATGCAGCGGCGTGGTCGAGCGTCGCGGAGCTAAGCGTGAAGTCAGTGAGCCAGGGAAGCGCTCCAATGGAATTCCCAGATTTTACGCGCGGACTCTGGCGGTCGCGGCCCTTCTCGGCCATCTGTACGATGGCCTAG
- a CDS encoding DUF1501 domain-containing protein, which yields MMTRRDLIKLGTRAGITAATLPLWSNEICARAFAQLSSSQYKAVVVIHLNGGNDGNNTVVPLATATYNQYSLLRGRVALPQSALIPLNGTDNSGFSTVGMHPALINIAKRFNQNQALVVANVGPIVKKLTKDELVNSDSLQPQGLFSHPVGLAQWQGSTTVALPDTGWGGRIADIYSGRSGGLPPAFTASGSCLFTVGRTVQGVAIQAQAESGGAIAIPAALQAAVRTLAQADVNSDNLIVAQVARLRESSMAEQSILSQASQYGSQLAAKFSTTALGASMKMIAQIINGRSIIGASRQLFYCVQEGYDQHGQLLNNQAKTLADLDMNVGAFMNALDEMGLTNQVMICTHSDFNRTMQSNINLGTDHGWGNHQILLGGGINGGRILGDFPDLELGGNSDFGTQGLWIPTTSVTQMTAGIGSWMGLNDDQLDSVFPDLKNFSDYLRY from the coding sequence ATGATGACGCGTAGAGATCTTATAAAGCTCGGTACTCGTGCGGGTATAACAGCTGCAACCTTGCCACTTTGGTCAAACGAGATTTGTGCGAGGGCCTTTGCACAGCTGTCTTCGTCCCAATATAAGGCTGTGGTCGTCATCCATTTGAATGGTGGAAACGATGGAAATAATACGGTGGTGCCGTTAGCGACAGCCACATACAACCAATATTCGCTTCTGAGGGGGAGGGTGGCTTTACCGCAATCCGCCCTGATTCCTCTAAACGGGACAGACAACTCCGGTTTCAGTACCGTTGGAATGCATCCAGCACTCATTAATATTGCTAAACGATTCAACCAAAACCAAGCACTCGTGGTCGCAAATGTAGGGCCAATAGTGAAGAAGCTGACAAAGGATGAGCTAGTAAACAGCGATTCTCTCCAGCCTCAAGGGCTCTTTTCACACCCTGTAGGGTTAGCACAGTGGCAAGGCTCTACAACTGTGGCGCTTCCAGATACAGGCTGGGGAGGGCGCATAGCGGATATTTATTCAGGCCGATCCGGTGGCCTTCCGCCAGCCTTCACTGCCTCAGGTAGTTGTCTATTTACGGTGGGTCGGACAGTTCAAGGTGTAGCAATACAGGCACAAGCGGAAAGTGGAGGAGCCATTGCCATTCCTGCGGCGCTACAAGCCGCGGTTAGAACGCTTGCTCAAGCCGATGTGAATAGCGACAATCTCATTGTCGCTCAGGTGGCTCGCTTAAGGGAGTCTTCAATGGCCGAGCAGTCTATCTTGTCACAAGCTTCTCAATATGGTTCACAACTAGCTGCGAAGTTCTCTACGACCGCACTCGGAGCGAGCATGAAAATGATTGCTCAAATTATTAATGGCCGCAGCATCATCGGTGCATCTCGACAGCTGTTCTATTGTGTTCAGGAAGGCTATGATCAGCATGGGCAGTTGCTCAACAACCAGGCCAAGACCCTTGCTGACCTCGACATGAATGTTGGCGCATTTATGAATGCTCTGGATGAAATGGGTCTCACAAATCAAGTCATGATTTGTACACATTCGGATTTCAATCGAACCATGCAGAGCAACATCAATTTGGGGACAGACCATGGGTGGGGTAATCATCAGATACTTCTGGGCGGAGGAATCAATGGTGGTCGCATCCTTGGTGATTTTCCTGACCTCGAATTAGGAGGCAACTCCGACTTCGGGACGCAGGGCCTCTGGATTCCTACAACATCTGTCACACAGATGACCGCCGGAATCGGTTCTTGGATGGGGTTGAACGACGACCAACTGGACTCCGTCTTTCCAGACCTCAAAAACTTTTCTGACTATTTACGATATTGA
- the cas2 gene encoding CRISPR-associated endonuclease Cas2 yields the protein MLVLVSYDVSTSDEAGRRRLRRVARLCEDRGQRVQNSVFECLVDAAQWVRFRADLLAEILPTEDSLRFYFLGNEWKRRVEHVGAKPSYDPQGPLIL from the coding sequence ATGCTTGTATTGGTCAGCTATGACGTAAGTACAAGCGATGAAGCTGGGCGGCGACGCTTGCGCCGTGTTGCGCGTTTATGCGAAGATCGCGGGCAGCGCGTCCAGAACTCCGTCTTCGAGTGTCTGGTCGACGCAGCGCAATGGGTCCGCTTCCGAGCAGATTTGCTTGCAGAGATCTTGCCCACAGAAGACAGTCTCCGCTTCTACTTTCTTGGCAACGAGTGGAAACGGCGCGTCGAGCACGTCGGCGCTAAACCTTCCTACGATCCGCAAGGCCCCCTCATCCTCTAA
- a CDS encoding DUF1800 family protein — protein MWTGIGKTAESFREAKRPFWPTSLVIVAYVAVLMGLNGCGSHNAGQSTSLAISSTSNAVRAGDTISFSVQESDGSSGQWKVLGPAANGRIDQSGLFHAPDAVPQPSTVTVSYTLNDKTVTHAVQILNPVPVINSVSPNSVRTAFSNISITGQKFVVGAQVLVNGLAVPTTFVNSGNLQATIAVGDSQSPLNLTVSNPEPGRSTSSPITLPVALQPIAISPAVVTSGAVSVNISGISFSNDIAATLDDRPLLLKAASDSAISAMGFIPPWHSGATTARVYSKSTGVEVATIPLSITPAAVPFDTAARFLTQAGFGPRPDLIQHVQTIGLDAYITEQQSMPVQPYTSADSGIISIIKRSVMGPNPLRMRVAWALQSFLVRSGISQQGTNFPFEQKMEADSTGNFRDVLTDVASDTSIAMMLTLAGNAVPKDPAQHPNQNFARELLQLFSIGSYLLNDDGTIQTSPDGSPVPAYDQTTILELSRVFTGWNYGPPVNSDYTFYGIDWSAPLVANEAQHDKGQKVLFGNVLIPAGQSAEQDRKMALDAVFAHPNLPPFISRILIQRLVKSDPTPQYVKRVADVFRDNGRGIRGDLAAVVRAILLDPEARAGDDDNGVSPSDGFLQEPYLFQLFVMNITGWTDSDAQPAYLPCKLQECVFSPTTVFGFYNPSHRIPGTTINSPEFQLLNDVSLVNRSQALWGILTGQQRGFRQISNAAWLLQNFPDIPDLVDALNHIAYHGRMSTEEQQLIVSYCNQLQTTDPLLPAESAIFLALNADNFTVTH, from the coding sequence ATGTGGACTGGTATCGGCAAGACAGCGGAAAGCTTCCGTGAAGCAAAAAGACCTTTTTGGCCTACGTCGCTTGTCATCGTGGCGTATGTAGCAGTGTTGATGGGGTTGAACGGCTGTGGAAGCCATAATGCGGGTCAATCTACTTCTCTTGCAATCTCTTCCACGAGCAATGCCGTTCGCGCAGGTGATACGATCTCATTCTCCGTGCAGGAAAGTGATGGATCATCTGGACAGTGGAAAGTTCTTGGACCTGCGGCAAATGGCAGGATCGATCAAAGTGGCCTTTTTCATGCACCCGATGCGGTACCACAGCCATCTACAGTCACCGTAAGTTACACGTTAAATGACAAAACCGTCACTCATGCTGTTCAGATACTTAACCCCGTCCCTGTCATTAATAGCGTTTCTCCAAATAGTGTTCGGACAGCCTTTAGCAACATCTCAATTACCGGACAAAAGTTTGTTGTCGGAGCACAGGTTTTGGTCAATGGCCTAGCCGTACCTACGACTTTTGTTAACTCGGGAAACCTTCAGGCCACGATAGCTGTTGGGGATTCGCAATCGCCTCTTAATCTCACCGTGAGCAATCCGGAGCCAGGGCGAAGTACCAGTTCCCCTATCACGCTGCCCGTCGCTTTGCAGCCGATTGCTATATCGCCAGCGGTAGTGACTAGTGGGGCAGTCTCAGTAAACATTTCAGGCATAAGCTTCTCGAATGACATAGCGGCGACTCTCGATGATAGACCGCTCCTGCTCAAGGCCGCCTCTGACAGTGCAATCTCTGCTATGGGATTTATTCCCCCATGGCATTCAGGTGCCACTACAGCACGGGTCTATTCGAAGAGTACGGGAGTCGAAGTTGCGACGATACCGCTTTCAATTACCCCGGCTGCGGTACCTTTCGATACAGCAGCGCGGTTCCTGACACAAGCTGGATTCGGTCCTCGCCCCGATCTTATCCAGCACGTCCAGACAATTGGGCTAGATGCTTATATCACCGAACAGCAATCAATGCCCGTGCAACCTTATACCTCAGCCGACTCGGGTATCATATCGATCATTAAACGTTCCGTGATGGGGCCTAATCCGCTTCGTATGCGCGTAGCTTGGGCGCTGCAAAGCTTTTTGGTGCGCAGTGGCATATCTCAGCAGGGCACAAACTTTCCCTTCGAGCAAAAAATGGAAGCCGACTCAACGGGAAATTTTAGAGATGTATTAACAGATGTGGCATCTGACACATCGATAGCTATGATGCTTACCCTAGCGGGCAATGCCGTCCCAAAAGATCCCGCTCAGCATCCCAATCAAAATTTTGCGCGCGAGCTTCTCCAACTCTTCTCGATAGGATCCTATCTTCTAAATGACGATGGAACCATCCAGACAAGCCCCGATGGCTCCCCAGTTCCCGCGTATGATCAAACGACAATTCTTGAGCTAAGTCGAGTGTTCACAGGCTGGAATTACGGGCCGCCTGTTAATTCTGACTACACGTTCTATGGAATAGACTGGAGCGCTCCTCTTGTTGCAAATGAAGCTCAGCATGATAAGGGCCAGAAAGTGCTTTTTGGTAATGTCCTCATCCCTGCCGGCCAATCCGCTGAACAAGATCGTAAGATGGCCCTGGATGCAGTGTTTGCCCACCCGAATCTGCCTCCGTTCATAAGTAGGATTCTTATCCAGCGCCTAGTCAAGAGTGATCCGACTCCTCAGTATGTGAAACGAGTCGCGGACGTTTTCAGAGATAACGGGCGTGGCATCCGGGGCGATCTAGCCGCCGTTGTCAGGGCGATTCTGCTGGATCCTGAGGCTCGCGCTGGAGATGACGATAATGGAGTATCTCCCTCAGACGGCTTCTTGCAAGAACCGTATTTATTTCAGCTTTTCGTAATGAACATTACTGGCTGGACAGACTCAGACGCACAGCCGGCATATCTGCCCTGCAAACTACAGGAGTGCGTCTTTTCACCAACGACGGTATTCGGTTTTTATAACCCTTCTCACCGAATCCCCGGAACCACTATAAACAGCCCTGAATTCCAGCTTTTGAATGACGTCAGCCTTGTCAATCGGAGTCAAGCGTTATGGGGAATTCTTACAGGGCAGCAACGAGGATTTCGGCAGATATCTAATGCCGCCTGGCTGCTCCAAAATTTCCCAGATATTCCTGATCTTGTAGATGCGCTAAATCACATTGCCTACCACGGAAGAATGTCGACGGAAGAACAGCAGCTAATCGTGAGCTACTGCAATCAGCTTCAGACGACCGATCCACTTCTTCCTGCGGAATCCGCTATATTTTTAGCGCTAAATGCCGATAACTTTACGGTGACGCATTAG
- the cas7c gene encoding type I-C CRISPR-associated protein Cas7/Csd2, with translation MSRPDFSQPTVLEKRYEIVLLFDVRHGNPNGDPDADNAPRVDPETGHGLVTDVAIKRKIRNFVGLTRNFESPNNIYVKERGILANEQRSAYRDLGIEPDGKSVDMARAWMCKNYFDVRTFGAVMTTGKAEVENDAAINAGKKPKGQTKLWNCGQVRGPVQFGFATSVDPITSIAHTITRVALTNPGDAGGEAVTDESGEEKAASGQMGRKHGVAYGLYRMHGFVSPFLAKQTQFTRQDMGTLLNALTNLFDHDRSATRGEMAVRGLWLFEHKDELGNAPAHKVLESVKLASVPSARSFAEYEAAGITAPANATQICDGGVTAWRYV, from the coding sequence ATGAGCCGTCCTGACTTCTCTCAACCCACCGTTCTCGAAAAACGCTACGAGATCGTCCTGCTCTTTGACGTGCGTCACGGCAACCCCAACGGCGATCCCGACGCTGACAACGCTCCGCGCGTCGATCCTGAGACCGGCCACGGCCTGGTGACCGATGTCGCCATCAAGCGCAAGATCCGCAACTTTGTCGGCCTGACGCGGAACTTCGAATCGCCGAACAACATCTACGTGAAGGAGCGCGGCATCCTGGCGAATGAGCAACGCTCTGCCTACAGAGATCTTGGCATTGAACCAGATGGCAAGTCCGTTGATATGGCGCGTGCGTGGATGTGCAAAAACTACTTCGACGTTCGCACCTTCGGCGCCGTAATGACCACCGGCAAGGCCGAAGTGGAAAATGACGCCGCCATCAACGCCGGCAAGAAGCCTAAGGGACAGACAAAACTATGGAACTGCGGCCAGGTGCGTGGCCCCGTCCAGTTTGGCTTTGCCACGTCGGTCGATCCCATCACCAGCATCGCGCATACGATCACACGCGTAGCCCTCACCAATCCAGGCGATGCCGGCGGTGAAGCCGTCACCGATGAGAGCGGTGAAGAAAAAGCTGCCAGTGGACAGATGGGCCGCAAGCATGGCGTGGCCTATGGCCTGTATCGCATGCATGGCTTTGTCTCGCCTTTTCTTGCGAAACAAACCCAGTTCACGCGCCAGGACATGGGAACCCTTCTTAACGCTCTGACCAATCTCTTCGACCACGACCGCTCTGCCACCCGTGGCGAAATGGCTGTGCGCGGGCTCTGGCTCTTCGAACACAAGGACGAGCTTGGCAACGCCCCGGCCCACAAGGTTCTGGAATCCGTAAAGCTGGCCAGTGTTCCCTCCGCACGAAGTTTCGCGGAGTACGAAGCCGCCGGCATCACCGCGCCCGCTAATGCCACCCAGATTTGCGATGGCGGCGTTACCGCCTGGCGGTACGTGTAA
- the cas4 gene encoding CRISPR-associated protein Cas4 produces the protein MQPELRRDESLPISGLQHLAFCPRQWALIHLEHAWADNRLTAEGHLLHERADLPGQTRRHDLRTVRGMLLESRKLGLSGRADIVEFHPQPFPVEYKRGKRKPNDCDLVQLCAQALCLEEMLQTDVPVGAIFYGEPRRRMEVTFSSQLRSRTEELTHEMHRLYRSRITPAAIQGPHCRNCSLNDLCLPQATGRLAIEDRWRAAQLRSLQSEE, from the coding sequence ATGCAACCAGAGCTGCGGCGCGACGAGTCTCTTCCAATCAGCGGGCTGCAGCACCTTGCCTTCTGCCCCCGGCAGTGGGCTCTTATCCATCTGGAACATGCCTGGGCCGACAATCGCCTGACAGCCGAAGGCCACCTGTTGCATGAACGCGCAGACCTGCCCGGCCAGACACGGCGTCATGATCTTCGCACGGTACGCGGCATGCTCCTGGAGAGCCGCAAGCTTGGCCTCTCTGGCCGTGCCGATATCGTCGAGTTCCACCCTCAGCCCTTTCCCGTCGAATACAAGCGCGGCAAGCGCAAGCCCAATGACTGCGACCTGGTACAGCTTTGTGCGCAAGCCCTCTGCCTCGAAGAGATGCTCCAGACCGATGTGCCCGTAGGCGCCATCTTCTATGGAGAGCCTCGACGGCGCATGGAGGTTACGTTTTCCTCACAGTTACGTTCGCGCACCGAGGAGCTGACCCACGAAATGCACAGGCTGTACCGCAGCCGCATCACACCCGCCGCGATCCAGGGGCCACACTGCCGCAACTGCTCCCTCAACGATCTATGTCTGCCCCAGGCTACCGGTCGCCTCGCGATAGAAGACCGCTGGCGAGCGGCTCAACTTCGATCTCTGCAGTCCGAGGAGTAA
- a CDS encoding ATP-binding protein, with translation MQPSQSFTAIQGLGVSGFNEPLLQSDQQQSLFSLGPSSLEGARLAHDAGNLLGALSLYAELLASPGVLSKRYRSYANEIKILADRSNALIERLAGYRRDSARMPEKVVLPNLIENYSGLLTAIIGRPIEIVIGPLSDQILAVSNEVVERVLLNLAKNAASATPPSGNITIAVEGGRTCHSSGQGHVLMTVTDEGSGMSREKLRTLFESAPSKDGTGRGLGLQIVRELVEGSGGYLEIQSHPGRGTKASVKWFTRRIDAA, from the coding sequence ATGCAGCCATCGCAGAGTTTCACGGCTATCCAAGGTCTTGGTGTTAGTGGATTCAACGAACCTCTCCTCCAGTCCGATCAACAGCAGTCTTTATTTTCGTTGGGCCCTAGCTCTCTTGAAGGTGCGAGGCTCGCCCATGATGCGGGAAATCTGTTGGGCGCACTCAGTCTATATGCAGAATTGCTTGCATCTCCAGGTGTGCTCTCAAAACGATATCGCTCCTACGCAAATGAGATAAAAATCTTGGCGGATCGTAGTAATGCATTAATCGAGCGGCTTGCTGGCTACAGGCGAGATTCTGCTCGCATGCCGGAGAAAGTTGTTCTTCCCAATTTGATAGAGAATTACAGCGGCCTATTGACCGCAATCATCGGACGTCCAATAGAAATCGTAATTGGCCCTCTTTCTGATCAAATACTTGCTGTTTCCAATGAAGTCGTCGAACGCGTGCTTCTAAATCTCGCAAAGAATGCAGCGTCCGCCACACCTCCCTCGGGCAACATAACCATAGCTGTGGAGGGTGGGCGGACGTGTCACTCAAGCGGTCAGGGGCACGTTCTCATGACAGTTACGGACGAAGGCTCTGGGATGAGTCGCGAAAAATTGCGAACATTATTTGAATCTGCTCCCTCAAAAGATGGGACTGGCCGTGGCCTTGGGCTCCAAATCGTCCGTGAGTTGGTTGAGGGATCTGGTGGCTATCTAGAGATTCAAAGCCATCCGGGTCGGGGCACTAAAGCCTCCGTGAAGTGGTTTACTCGCCGCATCGATGCGGCATAG
- the cas1c gene encoding type I-C CRISPR-associated endonuclease Cas1c, with protein sequence MRKLLNTLHVMTQGAYLHRDGETISVKLGQESRLRIPVHTLEGLVCWGQVSCSPPVLSLCCESGVGISFLTEQGRFLARVQGPVSGNVLLRRQQYRLCDGADGALPTVRMIVTAKIANSRTVLLRGAREASDPQRSETLRNAAKRLQWIGLDASRAAGIDIARGHEGLAGQEYFSAFDAMINGDRDAFAFQGRSRRPPLDRTNALLSFIYALLRHDIESALESVGLDPAIGFLHADRPGRPSLALDLMEELRSPLADRLALTLINRRQVQASGFTVQDSGATLLEEPTRKQIVAAWQVRKQEEIEHPFLGERIPLGLIPYTQALLLARYIRGGLDAYPAFLWR encoded by the coding sequence ATGCGCAAGCTCCTGAACACGTTGCATGTCATGACGCAAGGAGCTTACTTGCACCGTGACGGCGAAACTATCTCCGTCAAACTTGGCCAGGAAAGCAGACTTCGCATTCCCGTCCACACACTCGAGGGCCTGGTCTGCTGGGGTCAGGTCTCATGCTCCCCTCCTGTGCTGTCGCTCTGCTGCGAAAGCGGGGTCGGTATCTCCTTTCTTACTGAACAGGGCCGCTTTCTTGCGCGAGTCCAGGGCCCTGTCTCTGGCAACGTTTTGCTGCGCCGGCAGCAATACCGGCTGTGCGATGGCGCCGATGGAGCATTGCCAACGGTTCGCATGATTGTCACCGCGAAGATTGCCAATAGCCGTACTGTACTGCTGCGGGGCGCGCGAGAAGCCTCTGATCCACAGCGGAGCGAAACCCTCCGCAACGCGGCAAAACGTTTGCAGTGGATCGGCCTTGATGCCTCGCGCGCAGCCGGCATCGACATCGCACGAGGGCACGAGGGGCTTGCTGGACAGGAGTACTTCTCTGCCTTCGACGCCATGATCAACGGCGATCGCGATGCCTTCGCCTTTCAAGGCCGCTCCCGGCGTCCACCATTGGACCGCACAAATGCATTACTCAGCTTTATCTACGCCTTGCTCCGGCACGATATTGAGTCGGCATTGGAAAGCGTCGGTCTCGATCCCGCGATAGGTTTCCTCCATGCTGACCGCCCCGGCAGGCCCAGCCTCGCGCTGGATCTAATGGAAGAGCTACGCTCACCATTGGCTGATCGCCTTGCGCTGACCCTCATCAATCGACGGCAGGTGCAAGCCTCTGGTTTCACTGTGCAGGACAGCGGCGCTACTCTTCTGGAGGAGCCAACACGTAAGCAGATCGTTGCAGCATGGCAAGTGCGTAAGCAGGAAGAGATCGAGCATCCATTCCTTGGAGAACGTATCCCGCTGGGTCTCATTCCATATACGCAGGCACTCCTGTTGGCCCGCTACATTCGCGGTGGGCTGGACGCCTATCCCGCTTTTCTTTGGAGATAA
- a CDS encoding sigma-54 dependent transcriptional regulator produces the protein MHVFDTEELKMGGLSKVFFDIDAENIAGLEYIKKPFAKSEVLRILIVDDDTQIRRACCQILKAKGAQIIGAGTLSEAEAMMRKQDIDLVLLDLKLPDGGGLTLLEKIKVLYPDTAVVVMTAFATVSSAVEAMRIGARDYLTKPFSLQELTAVLERAGQRAIFDQQSRLLRKKLNSHEETNILMGNAPEMGKLHRLISRVTFSTHPVLILGESGTGKDAVARAIHFNGPNAAKPFVALDCCTASQSSIETDLFGGNVNMHAARNQSKTGMLANPEGGTLFLDEIGELSLEIQAKLVRVLQEKEIRLGGSRAISLSVRVLAATNRNLASMVEQGKFRKDLFFRLNVVSMRIPPLRERREDILLLATHFLAKNEHPSDLSRSLSDHALNAMLEYDWPGNIRELVSSIEHACAVSREAVIDLGDMPTNLQQVGLARLGEEQVCSELKNAEGHTNNGDATTLGDEIITISEMEKRAILETIQRLNGDKLLAAKLLGIGKTTLYRKLREYGIGELIPNILA, from the coding sequence ATGCATGTGTTCGATACTGAAGAATTGAAAATGGGAGGCCTTTCGAAGGTTTTCTTCGACATTGATGCGGAAAATATCGCGGGCTTGGAATATATCAAAAAGCCTTTCGCAAAAAGCGAAGTCTTACGTATCTTGATTGTCGATGATGACACCCAAATACGAAGAGCTTGCTGCCAGATATTGAAAGCCAAGGGCGCACAAATAATCGGTGCTGGTACGCTATCTGAGGCTGAAGCAATGATGAGAAAACAAGATATCGATCTTGTTCTGTTGGATCTGAAGCTCCCTGACGGGGGCGGACTCACCCTCCTCGAAAAAATCAAGGTTCTCTATCCAGATACGGCAGTAGTCGTGATGACTGCGTTCGCGACGGTATCGTCGGCTGTTGAAGCGATGCGAATCGGAGCACGGGACTACTTAACAAAACCGTTTTCCTTACAGGAGTTGACTGCGGTCTTAGAAAGAGCGGGGCAGAGAGCAATATTTGATCAGCAGAGCAGATTGCTAAGAAAGAAGCTGAATTCTCATGAAGAAACAAACATTCTCATGGGTAACGCGCCAGAGATGGGAAAACTTCATCGCTTAATTTCCAGGGTAACTTTTTCCACGCATCCCGTTCTGATTCTTGGTGAAAGTGGAACAGGCAAGGATGCTGTAGCAAGAGCAATTCACTTCAATGGCCCAAATGCGGCCAAGCCATTTGTCGCGCTAGATTGCTGTACCGCATCCCAGAGCAGCATAGAGACCGATCTATTCGGTGGGAATGTAAATATGCATGCGGCGCGGAATCAGAGCAAAACTGGCATGCTAGCCAATCCCGAGGGTGGAACTTTGTTCCTGGATGAGATTGGCGAACTTTCGCTCGAAATACAGGCAAAGCTCGTGCGTGTTTTACAAGAGAAGGAAATCCGCCTAGGTGGATCACGCGCAATTTCCCTTTCAGTGCGCGTGCTGGCAGCGACAAACCGAAATCTAGCTTCAATGGTTGAACAGGGAAAATTTAGGAAGGACCTCTTCTTCCGTTTGAATGTCGTCAGTATGCGAATTCCCCCCTTGCGCGAACGGCGGGAAGATATTCTGCTGTTAGCTACCCACTTCTTGGCAAAAAACGAGCATCCGAGTGATCTATCGCGTAGCCTATCCGATCATGCGCTAAATGCAATGCTTGAATACGACTGGCCAGGAAATATAAGAGAGCTTGTTAGTTCAATCGAGCACGCCTGCGCAGTCTCGCGAGAAGCAGTTATCGACCTTGGCGACATGCCGACCAACCTTCAACAAGTCGGACTGGCGCGACTCGGTGAAGAACAGGTTTGCTCCGAATTGAAAAACGCTGAAGGCCATACGAATAATGGGGATGCCACAACGCTTGGTGACGAGATAATCACGATTTCGGAGATGGAGAAACGAGCAATCCTAGAGACCATCCAACGATTGAATGGCGATAAGCTACTGGCAGCCAAACTTCTGGGCATTGGGAAGACCACACTTTATCGCAAGCTGAGGGAGTATGGAATAGGAGAATTGATCCCCAACATACTTGCATGA